The Ctenopharyngodon idella isolate HZGC_01 chromosome 19, HZGC01, whole genome shotgun sequence genomic sequence gttcccggtctgcagtggtcagtatctgtcaaaagtgctccaaggaaggaacagtggtgaaccggcgacagggtcatgggcggccaaggcttattgatgcacgtggggaacgaaggctggcccgtgtggcccgattcaacagacgagctactgtagctcaaattgctcaagaagttaatgctggttctgatagaaaggtgtcagaatacacagtgcatcacagtttgcatagccgcagaccagtcagggtgcccatgctgacccctgtccaccaccgaaagagccaacagtggacacgtgagcatcagaactggaccacggagcaatggaagaaggtggcctggtctgaagaatcacatttttttttttgcatcacgtggatggccgggtgcgtgtgcgtcacttacctggggaacacatggcaccaggatgcactatgggaagaaggcaagccagtgtgatgctttgggcaatgttctgttgggaaaccttgggtcctgccatccatgtggatgttactttgacacgtaccacctacctaagcattgttgcagaccatgtacactctttcatggaaacggtattccctggagtctgtggcctctttcagcaggataatgctcctgccacaaagcaaaaatggttcaggaatggtttgaggagcacaacaacgagtttgaggtgttgacttggcctccaaattccccagatctcaatccaatcgagcatctgtgggatgtgctgaacaaacaagtccgatccatggaggctccacctcgcaacttacaggacttaaaggatctgctgctaacatcttggtgcagataccacagcacaccttcagaggtctagtggagtccatgcctcgacgggtcagggctgttttggtgGCAAAAGGgtgaccaacacaatattaggaaggtggccataatgttatgcctgatcggtgtatataaaacattaaGCTCTTGTAGTGCATGCCGCCACTCAACGAATCAGAACTGATAAAAGATTTTAGATAAAAGCTTCAGCCAGATCCATAAATCTAATTAGTAACTTGTGATAAATTGGTctgtgaatatttaaaaaacaaaaatacagactTTCACTGGAGCATATAATGCACAATCATCTGCAGATGTGGAGATAAAGGCAGATCATCCAGAATGATATATGGGGTTCATCTGCAACGCAGGCCAAATGTGAAAGCCCCAAATTCCCTTTGTGTTACGAACTGAGGCCACTTAAATGACCTCATCTCACTACACACGTTCTCAAAAGGTCTGTAAAAAGAACGCTGATGGTCAAGAGCACTTATACAGTTTTGATTGTGCACACGACTtcttttgaattgaaaatgctAATTGAAACACAGCTCACTCTACATTCCTCCCATAATACCTCATTTAACTCTAGTACACAAATATTTGTCTTACACCAGCCCTCAAGATGGTTTCCATTCTGACCAAGCTTGCAACTGATTTATTACGTTCGTCATTAGTAGAGAtggaggtgttgacttggcctccaaattccccagatctcaatccaatcgagcatctgtgggatgtgctgaacaaacaagtccgatccatggagtctccacctcgcaacttacaggacttaaaaggatctgctgctaacatcttggtccagataccacagtccatgccttgacgggtcagggctgttttggtggcaaaagggggaccaacacaacattaggaaggtggtcataatgttatgcatGAACGGTGTATATCCAACATCGAGTGATGTCAATATATCAAAACATTCATCACAAACTCGTCAGCAGTGAGTCTGTATGATTGAGGCTTGAATCTTTAGATCTGCGGATTAAACTGAAGCGCTTCAAATACTGATGCATGCAAAAATAAGAGTTCCAGCATGTTGGGATATTTCAGAGATTACAGCAACATCATAGTTCGCTCCTGAAGAGTCTGATGAGCCTCTCACTGCTAGCGCTTACATCACCGCACATGTTTCTAATGGACAATTACTGACAGAAACAGGCCATCAAACTCAGCTGAAGCATCAAGACTGCAGTCGTAGTCCAGCAGTTAAGGAAAGCTTGAGTGGTAATTCCATTACAATTATAACTAGTGCTTAAAGCTACGCTATGTAACTTTTTACCATCATTCGTCTGTGCGTGTTTCCACCACACCCGTAAAGACACGGTCAGGCTTACATGCAGCCACAACAAACGAATCTCGAACAGAAAAGTTTGCCCGTAATAAATCACAAATCAACATAATTTGCATAGCATCACATTTGCAGTGCATTGACTAGATTCACAAAACACTGAAGTGAAGGTCCAATAACGGTCAGCACTGATGCTGACATGTGCTGTATGTCTTCTATGTCGGGTTACAGTGATGTGTGTTGGGTTACAGTGGTGTGGGTTGGGTTACAGTGGCGTGTGTTGGGATACAGTGGCGTGTGTTGGGTTACAGTGATGTGTGTTGGGTTACAGTGGTGGGTTACAGTGGTGTGTGTTGGGTTACAGTGATGTGTGTTGGGTTGGGTTACAGTGATGTGTGTTGGGTTACAGTGGTGGGTTACAGTGATGTGTGTTGGGCTGGGTTACAGTGATGTGTGTTGGGTTACAGTGGTGTGTGTTGGGTTACAGTGGTGGGTTACAGTGATGTGTGTTGGGTTACAGTGATGTGTGTTGGGTTACAGTGGTGTGTGTTGGGTTACAGTGATGGGTTACAGTGATGTGTGTTGGGTTACAGTGATGTGTGTTGGGTTACAGTGATGTGTGTTGGGTTGGGTTACAGTGATGTGTGTTGTGTTGGGTTACAGTGATGTGTGTTGGGTTACAGTGGTGTGTGTTGGGTTACAGTGGTGTGTGTTGGGTTACAGGTTACAGTGATGTGTGTTGGGTTACAGTGATTTGTGTTGGGTTATGGGTTACAGTGATGTGTGTTGGGTTACAGtggtgtgtgttgtgtgttggGTTACAGtggtgtgtgttgtgtgttggGTTACAGTGGTGTGTGTTGGGTTACAGTGGTGTGTGTTGGGTTACAGTGATTTGTGTTGGGTTGCGAGTTACAGTGGTGTGTGTTGGGTTACAGTGGTGTGTGTTGGGTTACAATGGTGTGTGTTGGGTTACAGTGGTGTGTGTTGGGTTACAGTGATTTGTGTTGGGTTACAGTGATTTGTGTTGGGTTACAGTGATTTGTGTTGGGTTACGGGTTACAGTGATGTGTGTTGGGTTACAGTGATTTGTGTTGGGTTACAGGTTACAGTGGTGTGTGTTGGGTTACAGTGGTGTGTGTTGGGTTGGGTTACAGTGGTGTGTGTTGGGTTACAGTGATGTGTGTTGGGTTACAGTGATGTGTGTTGGGTTACAGTGGTGTGTGTTGGGTTACAGTGGTGTGTGTTGGGTTACAGTGGTTTGTGTTGGGTTACAGTGGTGTGTGTTGGGTTACAGTGGTTTGTGTTGGGTTACGGGTTACAGTGATGTGTGTTGGGTTACAGTGATTTGTGTTGGGTTACGGGTTACAGTGGTGTGTGTTGGGTTACAGTGATGTGTGTTGGGTTACAATGGTGTGTGTTGGGTTACAATGGTGTGTGTTGGGTTACAGTGATGTGTGTTGGGTTACAATGGTGTGTGTTGGGTTAAAATGGTGTGTGTTGGGTTACAGTGGCGTGTGTTGGGTTACAGTGATGTGTGTTGGGTTACAGTGGCGTGTGTTGGGTTACAGTGGTGGGTTACAGTGGTGTGTGTTGGGTTACAGTGATTTGTGTTGGGTTACGGGTTACAGTGATTTGTGTTGGGTTACGGGTTACAGTGGTGTGTGTTGGGTTACAGTGATGTGTGTTGGGTTACAGTGGTGTGTGTTGGGTTACAATGGTGTGTGTTGGGTTACAGTGGTGTGTGTTGGGTTACAGTGGTTTGTGTTGGGTTACAGTGGTTTGTGTTGGGTTACAGTGGTTTGTGTTGGGTTACGGGTTACAGTGATGTGTGTTGGGTTACAGTGATTTGTGTTGGGTTACGGGTTACAGTGATGTGTGTTGGGTTACAGTGGTGTGTGTTGGGTTACAGTGATGTGTGTTGGGTTACAGTGATGTGTGTTGGGTTACAGTGGTGTGTGTCGGGTTGCAGTATGTTGAGATGTTACATGCGTGGCTGCTGAGGCAGAGATGGGCACTAAACATTCATACGGCTGTAAATCAAGCAGAGCTTCTGTCCAAAACACATAGCTTGTTTTTCCATTGCCAGATTGAGCTCATTTTATGTCTgtgtaaaaattaatttgtttttcctTTGGAAAAGACACTCGGCCAGATTTAAGTTTGGGCTGCTGTGGGAGCTGTAAAATACTTTctgtacctgatattatcagatgaggagggaaaaaaaaaagaaaaataaagtgggTGATTCTCATTTACAGTttagcaataaaaaaataaaattaaaaaaaaatattgaaattttatttaaagctgcagtcgtaactttttggttaaaaatgatccaaaataaatttctgagcaagtacataaccagccagtgctcaatctccttaccttagcccgattcacaatggcaagcttgtaataatgttttataataaaatcggtactggtgggtttccacaggaaattcgagcatgcagccgttcgtctttgcgtcattatgtcatggctgtttacataaagaacgagtcccagctagtaggctatatcatgtgaggatcATGTATAgctttttctcacagcagctggaataattaaacatccactttgatggcggattgtatggtatgagaAATGAacattagagattagactgtacagaaactgaaatctacaggtaacgctaatacacactaaatacagtcacgcaatgctgatgttaacattaacaatttgagaacaaagtataacaataaaaatttgcatggtttgacgtgatccgagctaagtgatcattagatttaatcaccattggtaatgcgatttattgtaatgcttttttttcctcagttggtcagaaaaaaagtggcagatttgttacttgcttgttcagatgacattccctggtgaaaattcttattttggtcatacttccaagactacaatctgtgattctgaagtacagtatccacaccgtgtggtgattgacagcaaacattagattcatccgcgctgaggagccgtgccgatgcacaacccacgtaaaaatgataattccacaaataactgcaattgcaggtttcaaacagagatggcgacaaagaggcaaaacttacagactgctgCTTTAAATCAACATAGAAAACAGTCTGTCCAGCAAATATTAAATCCTTTAAAAGATTACTcctcaatatttttgtcttgtttttcagtacaaatatctaagcattcctaaatcaagatacatttactgcaGAAGCAGAATGACTTCAAccattaagtcttgttttcagaaaaattcatcaaaatgaagcgagtttgtgcttaaaatcagaacaaatatctgtcagtggagtcagaaaaataaagtcacgttttttttttttttgtttttttttttagaaaacaagacttaatattttacagaattttgcttctccagtaaatgtatcttgatttaaccCTTGTACGTccttatggacatttttgtgttttttagttttgtttggggttttttttgtttgtttgttttatcattttaccTGTGTTAATACCAACTGCATAAATTCAGGCAcaggtgtgtatttttattgaaattttactattttacccccattttacttaaaaaaaaaaaaaaaatctattttgcaCTAGAAACACAAAATAGTTGCTCTCAGGACCTTAAGTTCAAAAATATCCCCATTGAAACctattaaaactgcaatttttaatcCAGGGTCATTTAAAATGATGCAATCTTTGTTAATAGGCTTTCATTCTGTTGGTAAGgcttcaaaattattttttttttaccagatgGTGCCATTTTCTCAGGTTTGGCCTATGAAGCAAACACTCGCTTTATTCCTGTTTTCTTACAGAGCCAGTtggataaattatgcagctataATTGGGTGTATTGGTATGGATGTCAGAGAGtggtttatatgtgtgtatcgaaataaattgtgtgtgtgcttgtaatatttgagagagaaaaactctactgcaaatcacaaatccaaatttggtactgcgcccaaacaaactcttactgaaagctcattttttgagttatcaacctcaaatttgtaacaacttatttagatttatggctttgaatttctagcagttttagagttcaatatgtttcataaaatatatattttatataaaataatgttcataaatcattttcataaacttaaacctctataacttttttcttatttcactttttaaacttttttttttttacttcaacaataatctgccaagggtcatctttaaaatgagaccaaacttaagtctgtgctcccaagctttataTGACAGTTTttggaaaaagacatttttgtcCTCTATGGACCtgtgtgtaactttttttttgattgaCACACGGGCTAAGAATGCTTatatatttgtgctggaaaacaagacaaaaatactgaggaagacatttttttgccatataTTTAGCTGAAAAAGCAGTTTTTTTATCTGATCTCATCCTTAAAATGACTAATAAAAGATTGATTTTATATTGACTGGAAAGACCGGTCAAGTTCACCCTTCATCTTTAAATCTATTGATATTTGCTATTATTGTTGAGGAAGGATCTGCAACAGTAGTCTGAATCGATACTGAAATCACATCAGCAGTTCTTGTGTCACGTGACATGCAGGCGTGTTTACGTGCCGTGCTGGTGAAGGTGATGTGGTAGGTGTCGTACTGCACAGCCGCTGGAGTCCAGGACAGCGTGACGGAGGACTCGGTGATGTCCCTGGTGCTGAGACGAGAGACGCCCGCCAGCGCTGGACACAAAACACAGAGACAAGTGTACAACGCTCCCATTCAAAGCCATCTGTTTCTACTTGAAGCGATAACTGCAGTGCTGCATGTCCGATTACTGCTGACCCGCTGCTGAATTCATTCACCAACAGCACTAATAAAGACACAACGTAATGTTGGCGTATAACCACATGTGCAGGTTATTTAAACACCTCCATATGGAATATAAAGCGCTATTTAAAGTGTCTCTAAAGTTGTTATACTTTCTGATCCTACCCAGCGGACAGATGCAGTAAAAATCTtaaagttcagatttttttttttttttttttttttgaggttaaataatagtatttgtacacacactgtaaaaaaaaagatcataatTTTAACTGTGAAAAACCGTAAAttaacattcccagaattccctgcgtgatacttcacatttgatgtattttcgttgaaataaccgtttcttcttagttttttctaatcagttatgtacattagggtttaaTGTTAcgtctaatgttgttaaattgtttattgcattttttaatgtcatgtgtgttgcaatgatggtgtttagtgtttgtgtaaaTGACACTGTGACACTCTGATtcgtcatgtgactctcatcaccatTTGTATTGGTTGTTGTtagtgtattacaaaggtacaaaacagatgtTAGTACTTCActaggttggtaaattaacattatatcagttaatgaaatacgttttttgttttttttttttactgtaaatttaagtaaaatctGTAAAACCTAAACTGTTGctacaatattttttacagtaaatttctggcaaagcacagtttgtttgttttttttgttttttttacagtgtgtgttttaGAGGTGTATGACTGtattctacactctaaaaaatgctggattaaaaacaacccaagttgggttgaaaatggacaaacccagcgactgagtttttttaacccagtggttgggttaaatgtttgccaaatgtattttttatttaactcaactattgtttaaaaatgactatgtctggcttaaaatgaacccaaaataggttggaaattaagaatcagacacataattactagaggccacaataataatcaaaaggtgaacatttattaataagcaatttaataaatgtttattgtttaattattattaattaaacttattaataaatgttcagttattaaacatatttaataaatgttaatttccaacatactttgggttcattttaaccctctggttactgaaaaaaaaatgtatttcaaagaaatgaatgtactatattttaattCGATaaggttttttatttaatattttgtatttttaggggactTTGTGGTgctaaattatatatacactgtagttataatccatttgtcataaatcttgaatgctttaAGCCTTAATTTTGATCTCTTTTCAAAGACAACTTTTGGcaaattattgctgaagtgaaaaaagttaACTTAAAGTTTGGGCTTTAAGTTAACTTAAAAAGTTACAGAATTTGacgtttattgttatgaaaaatgcacaaaaacactatttttaatttttatattaaatatatattttcaggaACACGTTTTAAACTAAAACTGTGAGGatatcaaagccataaatctaaacaagttgtgttccaaatttgagcttgatatctcaaaaaatgagctttcagtaagatttagtttggccgcagtaccaaaagttttcactagatgaaatttgtctcccattcatttccaatgacATTGATGagcacaagtgtgactattttttcaggaccatttaaacttttcaaatcatgctcatgatttttttttttttttttttttttttgttcacatagcaagtgccaaaaccttatcaagtttcgtaccattccaattccaaaaatgactgaagagcaccagagggttaatcaagcaatacagtcatttttaaacagttacgtaaaactacccagcaggttgggcaaacatttaaccaaaccactgggttaaaacaacccaatcactgggtttgttgATTTTCAACCcaatattttttagagtgtaacaattaatgtattataaaagaaaagattttaaTGGGATTATAAGGAGATTTTGTGTAGaattacagtaataaacagtAATTATAGGATaagaaaatactgtttttttcttttctttttttttttacatgtttttctgacagaatttttctggttttaaacattttctgaTGCCCATGCTGCCAGAAAATTACCctttcttatgtttttttttatttttattttacagtgtacagtgcATCACTCACCGACGTCACAGTTTTCCCCAGTGAACCCAGCCTGACACTCGCTGCAGTCGGGCCCCGTGAAACCCCGCCGACACACGCAGCGGCCCCTCACGCAGCGGCCCCTGTTACTGCAGTTGTTGGGGCAGGTTTTGCTGGAGCAGTCCTGACCAGAGAAGCCCACGTCACAGACGCACTTCCCATTCACACATCTGCCCTTGTTATTGCAGTTACTGGGACAAGCCTGGGACGAGCAGTCGGGTCCAGTGAAGCCGCTCTCACACTCGCACCGGCCGTCGATACACACGCCCCGGTTACTGCAGTCTCCAGGACAGGATCTGGACGCGCAGTCCGGTCCAGTAAAGccgctctcacacacacacttcccatTGACACACTGTCCGCGGTTGCTGCAGTTATCTGGACATGTTTTTACAGAGCAGTCCGGCCCAGAGAAGCCCGGCTCGCACACGCACTGTCCGTTCACACAGCGGCCCCTGTTACTGCAGTTCCCCGGACAGGACCTCTCAGAGCAGTCCTGACCCATGAATCCAGAGTCACACACGCATTTTCCGTTCACACAGCGGCCCCGGCTGTTGCAGTTCCCAGGGCAGGACCTCTCGGAGCAGTCCTGACCAGCGAATCCAGAGTCACACACGCATTTTCCGTTCACACAGCGGCCCCGGCTGTTGCAGTTCCCGGGGCAGGACCTCTCGGAGCAGTCCTGACCAGCGAATCCAGAGTCACACACGCATTTTCCGTTCACACAGCGGCCCCGGCTGTTGCAGTTCCCAGGGCAGGACCTCTCGGAGCAGTCCTGACCAGCGAATCCAGAGTCACACACGCATTTTCCGTTCACACAGCGGCCCCGGCTGTTGCAGTTCCCGGGGCAGGACCTCTCGGAGCAGTCCTGACCAGCGAATCCAGAGTCACACACGCATTTTCCGTTCACACAGCGGCCCCGGCTGTTGCAGTTCCCAGGGCAGGACCTCTCGGAGCAGTCCTGACCAGCGAATCCAGAGTCACACACGCATTTTCCGTTCACACAGCGGCCCCGGCTGTTGCAGTTCCCGGGGCAGGACCTCTCGGAGCAGTCCTGACCCATGAATCCAGAGTCACACACGCATTTTCCGTTCACACAGCGTCCCCGGTTGTTGCAGTTCTCCGGACAGCTCCGTATCCCGCAGTCAGGGCCGGTAAACCCGGCCTCACACACGCACCTGCCGTTCACGCAGCGGCCCCTGTTATTGCAGTTCCCGGGACACGTGCTGGACGAGCAGTCCGGGCCACTGAAGCCtgcgtcacacacacacttcccatTCACACACCGGCCCCGGCTGCTGCAGTTATCCGGACATGTTTTTACAGAGCAGTCCGGGCCGCTGAAGCCtgcgtcacacacacactgtccgtTCACACACCGGCCCCGGCTGTTGCAGTCATCAGGACAGTCCGGGATACTGCAGTCCGGCCCACTGAATcctgagaaacacacacacttcccaTCGACACAGCGACCCTGGTCACTGCAGTCATCCGGACACTCGTCAGTCGAGGGACCAGCGGTGGTACAGACCGCACCTGTGGAGAAATAACACCACGATATAATGGCCACAGCTTCAGGAGTCACATCTGCATGTAAACACAGGAGCGAAATTATGATCATGTGTTCCAGAGAATGCGATGATTGACACCATTGTAACCATGTTTGGCATGCTCTATTTTTGACAAAAGTAACCAAAGAATTATGTTTTGCAGTGAATGGAacttttctattctattcttttTAGTAGAATCAAATGAAAAATGCATCCTGAATATATgcaagaaaatgcaaattcactctctgacagtaggtggtgcTTATAGAACAGCAGCAGCAAGCGTTTCCTTGATTACCGCTGTACACAATGCAGCGCTGCGGAGGTAATAGGACAAGAATGCTTCTGAAAACAGTTCcctttcatatatatattcatataaccCCAACCCCCATTTCAGTATATTTTTCTTCCTATACTTCGCAAACAGTGAGCTTTTGCTCTGCTGGCACATCTGtgttctatggaagcttgtctccaccatgaaataaaaaggtaattgtgactttttctctcacaatatctctcagaattgtgagttatacagtcagaattgcgtgatataaagtccggattgcgagatataaagtcagaattgcttgaaataaagtccgggttgcgagttataaagtcagaattttgagttataaagtcaggatttcatgatataaagtcaggattgcgagatataaagtcagaattgcgagttataaagtcaggatttcatgatataaagtcaggattgcgagttataaagtcaggattgcgagttataaagtcagaattgcgagatatgaagtcagaattttgagttataaagtcagaattgcttgaaataaagtcaggattgtgtgatacaaagtcagaattgcgagatataaagtcagaattgcttgaaataaagccaggattgcgagttataaagtcagaattgggagttataaagccaggattgcgagatataaagtcagatttgcgtgatataaagtcacaattacgagttataaagtcagaattgcttgaaataaagtcagaattacgagttataaagtcaggattgcttgaaataaagtcaggattgcgagttataaagtcaggattgcgtattataaagccagaattgggagttataaagtcaggattgtgagttataaagtcagatttgcgtgatataaagtcacaattacgagttataaagtcaggattgcttgaaataaagtcaggattgcgagttataaagtcagaattgcttgaaataaagccaggattgcgagatataaagtcagatttgcgtgatataaagtcagaattacgagttataacgtcaggattgcgagttataaagtcagaattgcttgaaataaagccaggattgcgagatataaagtcagatttgcgtgatataaagtcagaattacgagttataacgtcaggattgcgagttataaagtcagaattgcttgaaataaagccaggattgcaagttataaagtcagattccCACACAAATGACATTTCCAATTTATAGCTGTTTGACCGGTACATCTCTATTTTCTGTTATTGTTCAAAATCAAATCATCCCCCGTGCCGAATTGGACACCGTTGTGGGCCGtatgtttgacacccctgatCTAGTAGGATCTCATTTGATTACAGCTGAATATCTCCCAAAAGGATCCTTTAGGATCGGTCAGGATAGGCATTGTTTTGAATTTCTTGACTATGAGAAGCTTATGAGAGCCTGGGAAGGTCTGGATTGGTGGCATTCAGGAAGGGCTTTACCTTTGCTCTGCTGGGAGGTGCAGCATCCATCCGGACCTCCACATTTCTGCCTCAGATCCGACACCTCCTTCTCCAGTCTTTCAATACGCTCACGCAAGGCTGCAAAGTCCACCTCGCACTGACCACAACCTGAGCCTGATCCGGGCAGCAGACGGATCCGATGGGTCAGGACCAGAGGAGAATCAGGGTCCAagtccatctctctctctctggcccCGTCCTGTGTGCATGTGTCTGAAATAACAACTCTAACAGGCTGGGATCTGAGATCGCTGGAGACGCGCTGAGCTCCCGTCTGGATCGAGAGGGAAAGCAGGAGGAGGAAAGGCAACACAAATGCCATGTTTAAAGGGAGGAACACCTCCAAAATCAATGGATGATGTTTTGTTCGTGAATGAGAAGGTATTTTATTACAGTACTCAAAACATTTAGATTTAGTTTTTGCAGATGAACCGTTGGCTGAActcttctcttctctgctcTTCAAGCGTCTGTCCGACCtgtttcacacaaacacaatttcAGTTGTCATGCAGGATTCAATATTAGACATTCACCTGAAGTCGACATAAAAACAGCAtgtgcaacccattttacttgcAAGTTTCATGATGGTTTGAGGCAAAAATAAGAGGGACTGTTGAGCAgatttaattttgatgaaagatttcaaagacaagcTTCTTTTTGATGAATGACACATAATGAGAGCAGGAAAGTGTATTAAGAGAGTAAACAGGGTCGATTTTAATtccatgttgactttaaataaCGCTGTCAATGGAGCGACACAGAAGCTGCCAGATCAAATCAAGGAAAGTAAACGCCATGATCCTTTCCTGCTAAAATTCATTTAAACTGCTG encodes the following:
- the LOC127500865 gene encoding tenascin isoform X6, producing the protein MAFVLPFLLLLSLSIQTGAQRVSSDLRSQPVRVVISDTCTQDGAREREMDLDPDSPLVLTHRIRLLPGSGSGCGQCEVDFAALRERIERLEKEVSDLRQKCGGPDGCCTSQQSKGAVCTTAGPSTDECPDDCSDQGRCVDGKCVCFSGFSGPDCSIPDCPDDCNSRGRCVNGQCVCDAGFSGPDCSVKTCPDNCSSRGRCVNGKCVCDAGFSGPDCSSSTCPGNCNNRGRCVNGRCVCEAGFTGPDCGIRSCPENCNNRGRCVNGKCVCDSGFMGQDCSERSCPGNCNSRGRCVNGKCVCDSGFAGQDCSERSCPGNCNSRGRCVNGKCVCDSGFAGQDCSERSCPGNCNSRGRCVNGKCVCDSGFAGQDCSERSCPGNCNSRGRCVNGKCVCDSGFAGQDCSERSCPGNCNSRGRCVNGKCVCDSGFMGQDCSERSCPGNCSNRGRCVNGQCVCEPGFSGPDCSVKTCPDNCSNRGQCVNGKCVCESGFTGPDCASRSCPGDCSNRGVCIDGRCECESGFTGPDCSSQACPSNCNNKGRCVNGKCVCDVGFSGQDCSSKTCPNNCSNRGRCVRGRCVCRRGFTGPDCSECQAGFTGENCDVALAGVSRLSTRDITESSVTLSWTPAAVQYDTYHITFTSTKETEQKISSIISGTLNTYTQVGLAAGQQYMVSITGEKDGVMGTESTTQFTTLISGPKDLHVVKTSTTSVIVQWEKAQGEIDRYVLSVAPNQTDGSGRLPELNLPPERDSAQIDGLQPGRLYDISLVAEKGGDRSRPASVQATPGPEPPSDLVFSDVTDGSFTVSWTKPKSKVSGFKITHTQVQEGEPISVSVNSETLRLDLSSMSPGSTYEVSVMSVLGQDESDSIKGTVTTLPDAPTDLRAINVTDSKALLLWRPALATVDHYIIVYSSDTAPGSGITIKVSGNAAEQQLQGLRSSTQYSVSVQSRRGDLSSSRATTVFSTTGAGKIVDGPRDLKASQVMPRTAVLSWKPPVSAITGYKLSYYTDNQDIKEVIVEPTATELKLSRLKPSSTYTARLRAVSGGLDSTAISTEFSTGNLRFPFPTDCSQEQQNGVLESGILELFPQGREGKPVMVYCDMETDGGGWMVFQRRKDGKTNFFRNWREYSSGFGALDGEFWLGNELLHNFTKMSPMTLRIDLRAGDESVYARYSSFSVENAKKHYTIRVSGYSGTAGDSMSYHDGRPFSTRDRDPQPFITRCAMSYRGGWWYKNCHEANLNGLYNTNKNHQGVIWTEWKGKNFSIPFTEMKFRPASFRP